Proteins co-encoded in one Planifilum fimeticola genomic window:
- the bshA gene encoding N-acetyl-alpha-D-glucosaminyl L-malate synthase BshA, with amino-acid sequence MRREKTRLNIGITCYPTHGGSGVIATELGKWMAEKEHEVHFITHDMPFRLGRFDRNIFYHGVEANQYAVFKYPPYDLALASRMAQVAKVHRLDLLHVHYAVPHAICAYLAKQMVGPGLKVVTTLHGTDITVLGEDSSLRDIICFGIRESDAVTAVSKDLVKQTRELFRIERPIDLVYNFVDCRVYYPREVSGWRREIARPGEKILLHISNFRPVKRATDVIRIFHRVREQVPARLLMIGEGPEWSRAVQLVQELNIEPYVEFLGKKDEVAQWISLADLLLLPSEKESFGLVALEAMACGVPTVGSDTGGLPEVVVHGQTGYLAGVGDVETMARYAVRLLTDPDLHRKFSESGIARVRKYFCVDRVAEQYEAIYRRVLGEG; translated from the coding sequence ATGAGAAGGGAGAAAACCCGATTGAATATCGGCATCACCTGCTATCCGACCCATGGGGGTTCCGGCGTGATCGCCACGGAGTTGGGCAAGTGGATGGCCGAGAAGGAGCATGAAGTTCATTTTATCACCCACGATATGCCCTTTCGTCTCGGGCGGTTTGACCGGAACATTTTTTATCACGGAGTGGAAGCCAATCAATACGCGGTCTTCAAATACCCCCCTTACGACCTGGCGCTGGCCAGCCGGATGGCTCAGGTGGCCAAGGTTCATCGTTTGGACCTGCTCCATGTGCATTACGCGGTGCCCCACGCCATCTGCGCCTACCTGGCCAAGCAGATGGTCGGTCCCGGGCTGAAGGTGGTGACCACCCTGCACGGGACGGATATCACCGTGTTGGGAGAGGATTCCTCCCTTCGGGATATCATCTGTTTCGGCATTCGCGAGAGCGATGCGGTGACCGCCGTCTCCAAGGATTTGGTCAAGCAGACCCGGGAGTTGTTCCGGATCGAACGCCCGATCGACCTCGTCTACAATTTCGTCGACTGCCGGGTCTACTATCCCCGGGAGGTATCGGGTTGGCGGCGGGAGATCGCTCGCCCCGGCGAAAAAATTCTGCTGCACATATCCAATTTCCGTCCCGTCAAGCGGGCGACCGACGTGATTCGCATCTTTCATCGGGTCCGGGAGCAGGTGCCGGCCCGGCTTTTGATGATCGGAGAGGGGCCGGAATGGTCGCGGGCGGTGCAGCTGGTGCAGGAGCTCAATATCGAACCCTATGTGGAGTTCCTGGGTAAGAAAGACGAAGTGGCCCAATGGATTTCCCTGGCCGATCTCCTGCTCCTTCCCTCGGAGAAGGAGAGCTTCGGCCTGGTTGCTCTGGAGGCGATGGCCTGCGGCGTTCCCACGGTCGGATCGGATACCGGCGGGCTGCCGGAGGTGGTCGTCCACGGGCAGACGGGCTATTTGGCCGGGGTGGGCGATGTGGAAACCATGGCGCGTTATGCGGTTCGTTTGCTGACCGATCCGGACCTCCACCGCAAGTTCTCGGAGAGCGGTATCGCCCGCGTCCGGAAATATTTTTGCGTGGATCGGGTTGCAGAGCAGTATGAGGCCATCTATCGCCGCGTGCTCGGGGAGGGATGA
- the bshB1 gene encoding bacillithiol biosynthesis deacetylase BshB1, translating into MKPKESTPVAILAFGAHPDDVEIGAGGILAKHAKAGRRTVICDLTEAELSSNGTVETRRGEARRAGEILGLADRINLGFPDRGLGSREQIEQMARVIRRFRPRVVLAPYPKDRHPDHVAAGQMVKEAVFDAGIRKLDLGGDLPAHRVERLYYYFINDIDRPHLIVDISEVYEQKEAAILAYRSQFLRKEGEVDTPLNRPQYLAMVRGRAQLWGQQIGADYAEGLAADRPPSVEWLA; encoded by the coding sequence GTGAAACCGAAAGAATCCACCCCGGTGGCGATCCTCGCCTTCGGGGCGCATCCCGATGATGTGGAAATCGGGGCGGGGGGCATCCTGGCCAAGCATGCGAAGGCCGGGCGCAGAACGGTCATCTGCGATCTGACGGAGGCGGAGCTTTCCTCCAACGGCACGGTGGAGACCCGGAGGGGGGAAGCCCGCAGAGCGGGTGAAATCCTGGGGCTTGCGGACCGGATCAATCTGGGGTTTCCCGACAGGGGGCTGGGGAGCCGGGAACAGATTGAACAGATGGCCCGGGTGATTCGACGTTTCCGCCCCCGGGTGGTGCTGGCTCCTTATCCGAAGGATCGCCATCCGGATCATGTCGCCGCCGGACAGATGGTGAAGGAAGCGGTGTTCGACGCCGGGATCCGCAAGCTGGACCTGGGCGGGGATTTGCCCGCCCACCGGGTGGAGCGGCTTTACTATTATTTCATCAATGATATCGACCGGCCGCACCTGATCGTCGACATCAGCGAGGTTTACGAACAAAAAGAGGCGGCGATCCTTGCATACCGGAGCCAGTTTCTCCGGAAAGAGGGGGAAGTGGACACCCCCCTCAACCGACCTCAATACCTGGCGATGGTTCGGGGACGCGCCCAGCTTTGGGGGCAACAAATCGGCGCGGACTATGCGGAAGGGCTGGCGGCGGACCGCCCCCCTTCCGTGGAGTGGCTCGCATGA
- a CDS encoding methylglyoxal synthase translates to MNIALIAHDRKKDEMVRFAIAYKHLLKKHRLFATGTTGKRIAEAAGLSVHRFLSGPLGGDQQIGAKVAENEMDCIIFLRDPLTAQPHEPDILALLRLADVHQIPLATNLATAEVLIRSIEQGDFAWRDVVKSGRRRKEE, encoded by the coding sequence ATGAACATCGCTCTGATCGCCCACGATCGGAAAAAGGATGAGATGGTTCGCTTTGCCATCGCCTACAAACACCTGCTTAAAAAGCATCGCCTCTTTGCCACGGGAACCACGGGAAAGCGGATTGCCGAAGCCGCCGGGCTGTCGGTTCACCGCTTTTTGTCGGGCCCGTTGGGCGGCGATCAGCAGATCGGGGCCAAAGTGGCGGAGAACGAAATGGACTGCATCATTTTTTTGCGGGATCCTTTGACCGCCCAGCCCCATGAACCGGACATCCTTGCCCTGCTGCGCCTGGCCGACGTTCACCAGATCCCGCTGGCCACCAATCTGGCCACGGCGGAAGTGTTGATTCGATCGATCGAACAGGGGGATTTCGCCTGGAGGGATGTCGTCAAAAGCGGAAGGAGGCGGAAGGAGGAGTGA
- a CDS encoding 1-aminocyclopropane-1-carboxylate deaminase/D-cysteine desulfhydrase has protein sequence MRRVKSFSRVSLLWGETPIHPLPRFAEAIGLKSCWIKRDDLTGIAFGGNKLRKLEYLLGDAISRGCDLLITGGSPQSNHARLTAAVARKAGMDVWLCFSGRNPGEEQGNLLLDKLFGASIRMTGKYGSEALLAAMEELAREAEGEGRKPYVIPVGGSTPIGDYGYKRAWDEWRRQADKLSLPPIDYLVVPVGTGGTLAGLAAGKRLSPAPVGLVGFSVWQKASVARAETLRLERSLLSQLGVDGGEEGDYLIFDEYIGPKYGVPSREGMEAIRLLAWTEGILVDPVYTAKALAGVIGLARRGDWKDKRVLFWHTGGTPALFTHAKTLADGVERV, from the coding sequence GTGAGAAGAGTGAAATCTTTTTCCCGCGTTTCGTTGCTGTGGGGAGAGACCCCGATCCATCCCCTTCCCCGTTTCGCCGAGGCGATCGGGCTTAAGAGTTGTTGGATCAAACGGGACGATTTGACGGGGATCGCCTTCGGCGGAAACAAGCTGCGCAAATTGGAATACCTGCTCGGGGACGCGATTTCCAGGGGATGCGATCTGCTCATCACCGGAGGGAGCCCCCAGTCCAATCACGCCCGGCTGACCGCGGCGGTGGCCCGGAAAGCGGGCATGGACGTGTGGCTCTGTTTTTCCGGGAGAAACCCTGGAGAAGAACAGGGAAATCTGCTGCTCGACAAACTTTTCGGGGCATCCATCCGCATGACGGGCAAGTACGGCTCGGAGGCCTTGCTGGCTGCGATGGAGGAGCTGGCCCGTGAGGCGGAAGGGGAAGGGCGAAAACCCTACGTGATTCCCGTGGGCGGCTCCACTCCGATCGGTGATTACGGGTACAAACGGGCCTGGGATGAGTGGCGCCGACAAGCGGACAAGTTGAGTCTTCCGCCCATCGACTACCTCGTGGTTCCCGTAGGAACCGGCGGCACGCTGGCGGGCTTGGCCGCGGGGAAGCGGCTTTCGCCGGCGCCGGTCGGTCTCGTCGGGTTCAGCGTGTGGCAGAAGGCTTCCGTCGCCCGCGCGGAAACCCTGCGACTGGAGCGGTCTCTGCTTTCACAATTGGGGGTCGATGGCGGAGAAGAGGGCGACTATCTGATTTTCGACGAGTATATCGGTCCCAAGTACGGCGTTCCGTCCCGGGAGGGAATGGAGGCGATCCGTCTGCTGGCCTGGACGGAGGGGATTCTGGTCGATCCCGTGTATACGGCCAAGGCCCTGGCGGGAGTGATCGGTCTGGCGCGCCGGGGAGACTGGAAGGACAAGCGGGTTCTTTTTTGGCACACCGGCGGCACGCCGGCGCTCTTCACCCATGCCAAAACCCTCGCGGACGGGGTGGAAAGGGTATGA
- the dapB gene encoding 4-hydroxy-tetrahydrodipicolinate reductase produces the protein MKPIRVAVAGANGRMGREVVKMLVQDETFEFVRGISRTQGGKDVGESIGLGSLGVTFSDSLESALLENRPDVLVDFTIPAAVKRHAEIALEMGVRPVVGTTGLAEGEIAELARLSEERRVGAVIAPNFAIGAVLMMMFAARAAKYFPHVEIIEMHHDRKLDAPSGTSLKTAEMIARNRPEIRQGHPEEKETLEGARGGYRHGFRIHSIRLPGMVAHQEVIFGGPGQTLTLRHDSIHRESFMPGVKLAIQKVMNLDRLVYGLEHLLEE, from the coding sequence GTGAAACCGATCCGGGTTGCCGTTGCGGGGGCAAACGGCCGGATGGGCCGTGAAGTGGTAAAGATGTTGGTTCAGGATGAGACCTTTGAATTCGTCCGCGGCATTTCCCGCACGCAAGGAGGAAAGGATGTCGGGGAATCGATCGGCCTCGGCTCTCTGGGGGTCACCTTTTCCGATTCCCTGGAGTCGGCGCTTTTGGAGAACCGGCCGGACGTGCTGGTTGATTTCACCATTCCCGCGGCGGTCAAGCGTCATGCCGAAATCGCCCTGGAGATGGGGGTTCGTCCGGTGGTGGGAACCACCGGCTTGGCGGAGGGGGAGATCGCAGAACTCGCCCGCTTGAGCGAAGAGCGCCGGGTGGGGGCGGTGATCGCCCCGAACTTCGCCATCGGCGCGGTACTGATGATGATGTTCGCCGCCCGGGCGGCCAAATATTTTCCCCACGTGGAGATCATCGAGATGCACCACGACCGGAAACTGGACGCTCCTTCGGGCACGTCCCTCAAGACGGCGGAGATGATCGCCCGAAATCGGCCCGAGATCCGTCAGGGACATCCCGAAGAAAAGGAAACTCTGGAGGGGGCCCGGGGCGGATATCGACACGGGTTCCGCATTCACAGCATCCGGTTGCCGGGGATGGTCGCCCACCAGGAAGTGATTTTCGGGGGTCCCGGGCAAACGCTGACCCTGCGCCACGATTCGATTCACCGGGAATCGTTCATGCCGGGCGTCAAGCTGGCCATTCAAAAGGTGATGAATCTCGACCGCCTGGTCTACGGTCTGGAACATCTCCTGGAGGAGTAG
- a CDS encoding nucleotide pyrophosphohydrolase, with protein MDGKTLRQLQQEVDAYIGQFREGYFKPLSMLARMAEEVGELAREVNHRYGEKPKKPDEAEGEIAMELADILFIVICFANSMGIDLEEAFNRVMHKYNTRDADRWTRVDSE; from the coding sequence ATGGACGGGAAAACCCTGAGACAGTTGCAGCAGGAAGTGGATGCGTATATCGGTCAATTCCGCGAAGGGTATTTCAAACCGCTCTCCATGCTGGCGCGGATGGCCGAGGAAGTGGGCGAACTGGCCCGCGAAGTGAATCACCGATACGGGGAAAAGCCGAAAAAACCCGATGAGGCCGAGGGAGAAATCGCGATGGAACTGGCGGATATCCTGTTCATCGTGATCTGTTTCGCCAATTCCATGGGCATCGACCTGGAAGAGGCCTTCAATCGGGTGATGCACAAATACAATACCCGGGACGCCGACCGGTGGACCCGGGTCGATTCGGAATGA
- a CDS encoding YitT family protein, with translation MNKQIKKHAKNILMILAGAFIFSLGINYFAVPNKLGEGGFTGIALLVHYLFGLSPGLVIFTLNIPLYFIGYKVFGKQTLIYTIIGTNAVSFFLWLTEGWGDPLPGDLLLAALYTGVLVGVGLGLIFRTGGTTGGVDIIARLAQKYLDWSIGRTFMVFDFVVIALSAFHIGREKAMYTLVAVFVGARVVDFVVEGLNAAKGVTIISNSAAAISERITKEMNRGVTLLKGKGAYTGTEKEVLFVVLSRPELPRLKHLVHSVDPYAFVTVHDVRDVLGEGFTYEKESPEGA, from the coding sequence ATGAATAAGCAGATAAAGAAGCACGCAAAAAACATCCTCATGATTCTCGCGGGAGCCTTTATCTTCTCCCTGGGCATCAACTATTTTGCGGTGCCAAACAAGCTGGGGGAAGGCGGGTTTACCGGAATTGCCCTGCTCGTCCACTATTTGTTCGGCCTCTCCCCGGGGCTGGTCATCTTCACCCTGAACATTCCCCTGTATTTCATCGGTTACAAAGTGTTCGGCAAACAGACGCTGATCTACACCATTATCGGCACCAATGCCGTTTCCTTTTTTTTGTGGCTCACCGAAGGCTGGGGCGATCCCCTGCCCGGTGACCTGCTGCTCGCCGCTCTCTACACAGGCGTGTTGGTCGGCGTCGGCCTCGGCCTGATCTTCCGCACCGGCGGCACCACCGGAGGGGTGGACATCATCGCCCGCTTGGCCCAAAAATACTTGGACTGGAGCATCGGACGCACCTTCATGGTCTTCGACTTCGTCGTCATCGCCCTGTCCGCCTTTCACATCGGCAGGGAAAAGGCGATGTACACGCTGGTGGCCGTATTCGTCGGCGCCCGGGTGGTCGATTTCGTCGTGGAAGGCTTGAACGCCGCCAAGGGCGTCACCATCATCTCCAACTCCGCCGCGGCCATCTCCGAGCGGATCACCAAGGAGATGAACCGAGGGGTGACCCTGCTGAAGGGGAAAGGAGCGTACACCGGAACCGAAAAAGAGGTTCTCTTCGTCGTCCTCAGCCGCCCGGAACTCCCCCGCCTGAAACATTTGGTGCATTCGGTGGATCCCTACGCCTTCGTGACCGTGCACGATGTGAGGGATGTGCTGGGAGAAGGGTTTACCTATGAAAAGGAATCTCCCGAAGGGGCCTGA
- a CDS encoding sporulation protein YpjB — MYKPQILRWLAIVSIIVFILSPALGRADRADADSWTKQAEEIHRLVKEKKWAEARKPLARLAADFSRADFSDERVSIEAIHTLSECLLDLEGKLNQIRPDQELILASAVRLRLAFDALSHPNQPLWLERYPEMMRKIEQLEQAVQSGNEGEVREAVEKLFNEYQLIRPAVVVSKTPQTTAKVDSMIAFIRGQSDGAERDRQGLMNGVKRFKQMMEPLFYGSEEEVIALARWTDPPEVLPFLWVGAVIASVLAYVGWRKYRAEQVAVRG; from the coding sequence GTGTACAAGCCGCAGATTTTGCGATGGTTGGCCATCGTTTCGATCATCGTCTTCATCCTTTCTCCCGCCCTGGGGAGAGCGGACCGGGCCGATGCCGACTCCTGGACAAAACAGGCGGAAGAGATTCATCGGCTGGTGAAGGAGAAGAAATGGGCGGAGGCGCGGAAACCGCTGGCCCGCTTGGCGGCCGATTTTTCCCGGGCGGATTTTTCCGATGAGAGGGTGTCCATCGAGGCGATCCACACCCTGTCCGAATGCCTGCTCGATCTGGAAGGGAAGCTGAACCAGATCCGTCCCGATCAGGAATTGATCCTCGCTTCGGCGGTCCGGCTCCGCTTGGCCTTCGACGCCCTTTCCCATCCGAATCAGCCGCTGTGGCTCGAACGCTACCCGGAAATGATGCGGAAAATCGAACAATTGGAGCAGGCGGTGCAATCGGGGAACGAGGGGGAAGTGCGGGAGGCGGTCGAAAAGCTGTTCAACGAGTACCAGTTGATCCGCCCCGCTGTCGTGGTGTCCAAGACGCCCCAGACGACGGCCAAGGTGGATTCGATGATCGCGTTTATCCGCGGTCAGTCCGACGGCGCGGAACGGGATCGTCAAGGGCTGATGAACGGGGTGAAGCGATTCAAGCAGATGATGGAACCGCTCTTTTACGGGTCGGAGGAGGAGGTGATCGCCCTGGCCCGGTGGACCGATCCACCGGAGGTTCTCCCGTTTCTGTGGGTGGGGGCGGTGATTGCCTCGGTGCTCGCCTACGTGGGATGGAGGAAATACCGGGCGGAACAGGTGGCGGTGCGAGGGTGA
- a CDS encoding TRAP transporter large permease — MAILLFVVFLILLVINVPIAIGLAMSAVIVLAASSEIPLVMLPQKMFAAMDSFPLMAAPFFILAGKLMEHGGISERLVQFANSLVGRIRGGLAHVSIIACMFFAAVSGSATATTAAVGGIMIPAMVRAGYDRPFSTAVQSVAGTTGILIPPSVPMVLYGVSAGASISTLFLAGIVPGILVGLSLMAAAYLMSRSRGYRTDDQKVSLREIGRRFVRSFPAIFMPVIILGGIYSGLFTPTEASVVAVVYGLVVGVFVYKELDLNKLRGIFVSSAETTSVILLMIGTAALFGMVLTREQVPQSVAEWLASANLSSIEVLLLVNLLLLLVGTFMEVIAAIIILTPILLPVVTGIGVDPIHFGVIMITNLAIGLITPPVGLSLYVGSQVGGVRFEKLVRAVFPFLWIMIVDVLLVTFVPGLTLIGD; from the coding sequence ATGGCCATTTTGTTATTCGTCGTCTTTTTGATCCTACTCGTCATCAATGTTCCGATCGCCATCGGCCTGGCGATGTCCGCGGTGATCGTGCTGGCCGCAAGTTCCGAAATCCCGCTGGTCATGCTTCCGCAGAAGATGTTTGCCGCGATGGATTCCTTCCCGCTCATGGCGGCTCCCTTTTTTATTCTGGCCGGAAAGCTGATGGAGCACGGAGGTATTTCCGAGCGGCTCGTACAATTTGCCAACAGTCTGGTCGGCCGGATCCGGGGCGGGCTGGCCCATGTATCCATTATCGCCTGCATGTTTTTTGCCGCGGTTTCGGGTTCGGCCACCGCCACGACGGCCGCGGTGGGAGGGATCATGATTCCGGCGATGGTGCGGGCCGGCTATGACCGACCCTTTTCGACGGCGGTGCAATCGGTTGCCGGCACAACGGGCATTCTCATCCCGCCGAGCGTCCCGATGGTGCTGTATGGGGTATCCGCGGGAGCATCCATCAGCACCCTGTTTCTCGCGGGAATCGTTCCCGGGATCCTGGTAGGCTTGTCCCTGATGGCGGCGGCTTACCTCATGAGCCGGAGCCGCGGATACCGTACCGACGATCAGAAGGTCAGCCTGAGGGAGATCGGCCGCCGATTCGTCCGTTCCTTCCCGGCGATCTTTATGCCCGTCATCATTCTCGGTGGCATTTACAGCGGCCTGTTCACCCCGACCGAGGCGTCGGTGGTCGCTGTCGTGTACGGTCTGGTTGTGGGGGTGTTCGTGTATAAGGAGCTCGACCTGAACAAATTGCGGGGAATCTTTGTATCTTCGGCCGAAACCACTTCGGTCATCCTGTTGATGATCGGGACGGCGGCTCTGTTCGGCATGGTGTTGACCCGGGAACAGGTTCCGCAAAGCGTGGCGGAATGGTTGGCGAGCGCCAATCTGTCATCAATCGAAGTATTGCTGCTTGTCAACCTGCTCCTGCTCCTGGTCGGCACCTTCATGGAGGTGATCGCGGCGATCATCATCCTGACGCCGATTTTGCTTCCGGTGGTGACGGGTATCGGCGTGGATCCCATTCATTTCGGCGTGATCATGATCACCAATCTGGCGATCGGGCTGATCACCCCGCCGGTGGGGCTCTCGCTGTATGTCGGTTCCCAGGTGGGGGGTGTGCGGTTCGAAAAGCTGGTGCGGGCGGTGTTCCCCTTTTTGTGGATCATGATCGTGGACGTCCTGTTGGTCACGTTCGTTCCCGGTCTCACCTTGATCGGAGATTAG
- a CDS encoding TRAP transporter small permease has product MWNKAIRGINRTVENLTALFLAAMVVLIFLQILMRLVMAKSFSWTEEAARYLMIWLTFLAASYGFRRGAHVGVSVIVERLPMRFQRWVQAVAGLVCLVFFALLVIFGFELMDRSMMQHSPALNFPMGYVYSVIPISGILMALNLIDVLIRTIRTGRGGERS; this is encoded by the coding sequence TTGTGGAACAAAGCGATCAGAGGGATCAACCGGACCGTGGAAAATTTGACGGCTCTCTTTCTGGCCGCGATGGTGGTTCTGATCTTCCTGCAGATTCTCATGCGCCTTGTCATGGCTAAGTCGTTCTCTTGGACTGAAGAAGCGGCGCGCTATCTCATGATTTGGTTGACTTTCCTGGCCGCATCCTACGGATTCCGGCGCGGCGCCCACGTCGGCGTCTCGGTGATCGTCGAACGCCTCCCGATGCGGTTTCAGAGATGGGTTCAGGCGGTGGCCGGACTTGTGTGCCTCGTGTTTTTCGCGCTGCTGGTGATTTTCGGGTTCGAATTGATGGATCGGTCGATGATGCAGCACTCGCCGGCCCTCAATTTCCCGATGGGATACGTCTATTCAGTGATTCCGATCAGCGGAATCCTCATGGCCTTGAACCTGATCGATGTGCTCATCCGGACGATTCGGACGGGAAGAGGAGGGGAGCGGAGCTGA
- a CDS encoding TRAP transporter substrate-binding protein: MKKRLFATASIIFLFALLSTGCGGKSDAGDGEIVLKVGHIAPEEHSYAKGFNQFAEAVEKETGGKVKFEIYGNGQLGGEREIIEQVQLGSLDMTVVTAGPVGNFVEEFSVLEMPFLFRDLDHVYKTLDGEIGQELMGELEKAGFKALGIWENGMRHLTNNKRPIRSPEDLKGMKMRTVENDVYVETYRALGADPTPIAFPEVYTSLQQHVVDGLDSSYGVFHSTKLYEVQNHLSEVGIYYAAAPLLMNKDKFESLPEDVQQVLVEKGREFAEVQRQINQEMEKEQKEDFIKKGGKVVEAKDLDLEAFRKAVQPVYEKYRDRFGDMVERIEAVK, from the coding sequence GTGAAAAAGCGCCTTTTCGCAACGGCTTCCATTATTTTTTTATTCGCCCTCCTGTCGACGGGATGCGGAGGGAAAAGTGACGCCGGAGACGGAGAAATCGTGCTCAAGGTGGGTCACATCGCTCCGGAGGAGCATTCCTACGCGAAGGGATTCAATCAGTTTGCCGAGGCGGTGGAAAAGGAGACCGGCGGCAAAGTCAAATTCGAAATATACGGAAACGGGCAATTGGGCGGCGAGAGGGAAATCATCGAGCAAGTGCAGCTCGGGTCACTGGATATGACGGTGGTTACCGCGGGGCCTGTCGGTAATTTCGTGGAGGAATTTTCGGTATTGGAGATGCCCTTCTTGTTCCGAGACCTGGACCATGTGTACAAGACGCTGGATGGGGAGATCGGTCAAGAGCTGATGGGCGAGCTGGAAAAGGCGGGATTTAAAGCCCTCGGCATCTGGGAAAACGGGATGCGCCATCTAACCAATAACAAGAGGCCGATCCGCTCTCCGGAGGACTTGAAGGGAATGAAGATGCGGACGGTGGAAAACGACGTCTATGTGGAGACATACAGAGCCCTGGGAGCCGATCCGACTCCGATCGCCTTCCCGGAGGTGTACACCTCCCTGCAGCAGCATGTCGTGGACGGTTTGGACTCCTCTTACGGTGTCTTCCACTCCACCAAATTGTATGAAGTGCAGAATCATTTGAGCGAAGTCGGCATTTACTATGCGGCGGCACCACTTTTGATGAATAAAGACAAGTTCGAATCGCTTCCGGAGGATGTGCAGCAGGTTCTCGTTGAAAAAGGGAGAGAATTTGCCGAGGTTCAGCGTCAGATCAATCAGGAGATGGAAAAGGAACAAAAGGAGGATTTCATCAAAAAAGGCGGGAAAGTGGTGGAGGCGAAGGACTTGGATCTGGAAGCGTTCCGGAAGGCGGTTCAGCCGGTCTATGAAAAATACAGGGACCGTTTCGGGGACATGGTGGAGCGGATTGAAGCAGTGAAATGA
- a CDS encoding DUF1405 domain-containing protein — MVPLRGFLMDNLDRPWMLWSLFAVNLLGSIYGFYWYKDQLMTTASWLNLFVPDSPTASSAFTLVLLLYALRRRSPLIEAFAAVTLFKYGVWAVAVILLGGIAATEPFLESLHWTDWMLMFSHTGMAVEAILYSRFFTYQRHHLVLVGSWTLLNDGMDYLLDIHPWLPASISHLDGWIGLFTLGLSFVSLLLFARLGLPPREERKWSFRLVGM; from the coding sequence TTGGTTCCGCTGCGCGGGTTTTTGATGGATAACCTGGATCGTCCCTGGATGTTGTGGTCGCTCTTTGCGGTCAACCTGCTCGGGTCCATCTACGGATTTTACTGGTACAAGGATCAGCTGATGACGACCGCAAGCTGGCTCAATCTGTTCGTTCCGGACAGTCCTACGGCCAGCAGCGCTTTTACCCTGGTGCTGCTGCTGTACGCCCTCCGGAGGAGGAGCCCCCTCATCGAGGCCTTCGCCGCCGTTACGCTGTTCAAGTACGGGGTTTGGGCGGTGGCCGTCATTCTCCTGGGGGGAATCGCGGCCACCGAACCCTTTTTGGAATCCCTGCACTGGACGGACTGGATGCTGATGTTCTCCCATACGGGGATGGCGGTGGAGGCGATCCTGTACAGCCGGTTTTTTACTTATCAGCGACATCACTTGGTGCTGGTCGGAAGTTGGACCCTGTTGAACGACGGGATGGACTACCTCCTGGATATCCATCCCTGGCTGCCGGCATCCATCAGCCATCTGGACGGATGGATCGGGCTTTTCACCCTGGGGCTCTCCTTCGTCAGTCTGCTCCTGTTTGCCCGGCTCGGGCTCCCGCCAAGGGAGGAGCGGAAATGGAGCTTCCGGTTGGTCGGCATGTAA
- a CDS encoding menaquinol-cytochrome c reductase cytochrome b/c subunit: protein MAHDNGNHKEIIYVGDSKVRANGPKPAPKDYSEFPGRTEPFFPNFLLKEWMVAVVVLVGFMTLVMVEEPPLEKLADPNDTSYIPVPDWYFLFLYQLLKFKWAAGPFVVIGTVVIPGIAFTALLLAPWLDRSKERRPLKRPVTTGLMVLTLVAMVILTWQAVDEHEKQMASAPSGGGDGGGEIVAPDDPAYTDIYKNQACAQCHGENLEGVNGPSLLGVGKKLKAEDIMQIIDNGRGAMPPGTFQGTDEEKKKLAEWLAKQK, encoded by the coding sequence TTGGCACACGATAATGGAAACCACAAGGAAATTATTTATGTCGGGGATTCGAAGGTTCGCGCCAACGGGCCCAAGCCGGCCCCGAAGGATTATTCCGAGTTCCCCGGCAGGACGGAGCCGTTTTTCCCCAACTTTCTCCTGAAAGAGTGGATGGTGGCTGTCGTTGTTCTCGTCGGGTTCATGACGCTGGTGATGGTGGAGGAACCGCCCCTCGAAAAACTGGCCGACCCGAACGATACCAGCTACATTCCCGTTCCCGACTGGTACTTCCTGTTTTTGTACCAGCTGCTCAAGTTTAAGTGGGCTGCCGGCCCCTTCGTGGTGATCGGCACGGTGGTGATCCCGGGGATCGCCTTTACCGCTCTCCTTTTGGCTCCTTGGCTGGACCGGAGCAAGGAACGGCGTCCCCTCAAGCGGCCGGTTACCACGGGCTTGATGGTATTGACGCTCGTGGCCATGGTGATTCTCACCTGGCAAGCCGTGGATGAGCACGAGAAACAGATGGCATCCGCCCCCTCGGGTGGAGGGGATGGCGGCGGCGAAATCGTCGCCCCCGATGATCCCGCCTATACGGATATTTACAAGAATCAAGCCTGTGCCCAGTGTCACGGCGAAAACCTGGAAGGGGTAAACGGACCGTCCCTTCTCGGCGTCGGGAAGAAGTTGAAGGCTGAGGACATCATGCAGATCATCGACAACGGCCGGGGAGCCATGCCTCCCGGTACCTTCCAGGGAACGGACGAGGAGAAAAAGAAGCTGGCCGAATGGCTGGCCAAGCAGAAATAA